The Siniperca chuatsi isolate FFG_IHB_CAS linkage group LG12, ASM2008510v1, whole genome shotgun sequence genome has a segment encoding these proteins:
- the LOC122885883 gene encoding gamma-crystallin M2-like has translation MGKIIFYEDRNFQGRSHESSSDCADLHSYFNRCNSIKVESGCFMVYERPNYMGNQYYLRRGEYSDNQRVIGMNDCVRSCRMIPQHRGSYRMRLYESSDMSGQMHELVDDCPNVHDQLSMSDFNSCNVMDGHWLLYDQPNYKGRAYYLRPGEYRRYSDWGGVSPRVGSLRRITDIN, from the exons ATGGGAAAG ATCATATTTTACGAAGACAGAAACTTCCAAGGACGCTCTCATGAGAGCAGCAGCGACTGTGCTGACCTCCACTCCTACTTCAACAGATGTAACTCCATCAAGGTGGAGAGTGGCTGCTTCATGGTCTACGAGAGGCCCAACTACATGGGCAACCAGTACTACCTGAGGAGAGGGGAGTACTCTGATAACCAGCGTGTGATTGGAATGAACGACTGTGTCAGATCTTGCCGTATGATCCCCCAG CACCGAGGCTCCTACAGGATGAGGCTGTACGAAAGCTCCGATATGTCCGGCCAGATGCACGAGTTGGTGGACGACTGTCCAAATGTCCACGACCAACTCAGCATGTCTGACTTCAACTCCTGTAATGTGATGGACGGCCACTGGCTGCTGTACGACCAACCTAACTACAAGGGCAGAGCGTACTACCTGAGGCCCGGAGAGTACAGGAGATACAGCGACTGGGGAGGCGTCAGCCCAAGAGTCGGTTCTCTCAGAAGAATCACCGACATCAACTGA
- the LOC122885885 gene encoding gamma-crystallin S-1-like, giving the protein MGKIIFYEDKNFSGRHFECSNDCADLMCRLNCCNSIKVESGSFMIYEKPNYTGNQYYLRRGEYPDFHHWLSANDSVSSCHLIPTEPGPFSVRLYERIEFGGQMMDLVDDCPSIMDRFHINDIFSCNVTDGNWLFYEHPNYRGRMYLIRPREYKRFSEWGGRSARVGSIRRIMDY; this is encoded by the exons ATGGGGAAG ATTATCTTCTATGAGGACAAGAACTTCTCTGGCCGCCATTTTGAGTGCAGCAATGACTGCGCGGACCTGATGTGCCGCCTCAACTGCTGCAACTCCATCAAGGTGGAGAGCGGCAGCTTCATGATCTATGAAAAACCCAACTACACTGGAAACCAGTACTACCTGAGGAGAGGGGAGTATCCTGACTTCCATCACTGGCTGAGTGCCAACGACTCTGTCAGCTCCTGCCACCTCATCCCAACG GAGCCTGGGCCGTTCAGCGTGCGCCTGTATGAGCGGATCGAGTTCGGAGGTCAGATGATGGACCTGGTGGACGACTGTCCCAGCATCATGGACCGCTTCCACATAAACGACATCTTCTCCTGCAACGTGACTGACGGCAACTGGCTCTTCTACGAGCACCCAAACTACCGGGGCAGGATGTACCTGATAAGGCCCAGAGAGTACAAGAGGTTCAGTGAGTGGGGTGGCAGGAGCGCCAGGGTCGGCTCCATCAGGCGCATCATGGACTATTGA
- the LOC122885881 gene encoding gamma-crystallin S-1-like, with protein MYIKMDFTFWWSKTQEAAAIMGKIIFYEDKNFGGRHYECMSDCADLHSMFDRCRSIRVESGMFMIYDRPGYMGNQYFMKRGEYSDYMGMTGLNDCVRSCRMIPMHSGSYRLRLYEHFDMGGEMMELTDDCPNLMDRFRISYFNSCNVMDGHWLMYEQPNYRGRHYYLMPGQYKSFSDWSGNNSRVGSIRRLMDL; from the exons atgtatataaagatggacttTACCTTTTGGTGGTCAAAAACACAGGAAGCAGCAGCCATTATGGGAAAG ATTATCTTCTACGAGGACAAAAACTTTGGAGGCCGTCACTATGAGTGCATGAGTGACTGCGCCGATCTGCACTCAATGTTTGACCGCTGCCGCTCCATCCGGGTGGAGAGCGGCATGTTCATGATCTACGACCGTCCCGGCTACATGGGAAACCAGTACTTCATGAAGAGGGGAGAGTACTCCGACTACATGGGCATGACGGGCCTGAATGACTGTGTCAGGTCCTGCCGCATGATCCCCATG CACAGTGGCAGCTACAGGCTGAGGCTGTACGAGCATTTCGACATGGGAGGTGAGATGATGGAGCTGACGGACGACTGCCCCAACCTCATGGACCGTTTCCGCATCTCCTACTTCAACTCCTGCAACGTGATGGACGGCCACTGGCTCATGTACGAGCAGCCGAACTACAGGGGACGGCACTACTACCTGATGCCCGGCCAGTACAAGAGCTTCAGTGACTGGAGCGGCAACAACTCCAGGGTCGGCTCCATCAGGCGACTCATGGATCTCTAA